From the genome of Papaver somniferum cultivar HN1 chromosome 2, ASM357369v1, whole genome shotgun sequence, one region includes:
- the LOC113350806 gene encoding uncharacterized protein LOC113350806 — protein sequence MCAKYLRGHSFWDVKKIRCCSTTWVAMLDSRDCIKKGCVWLVGTGEAINIFSNPWIKGIMNSTPARYSDTFPKVTKVKQLIDGDTKYLNMQLIQQIINPFTASKIQETSISFNFSDKLIWKLTPYGEFTSQSFQNLLMENQGESSNHGEAIFPWKKFWKVDKVAQKIKTFIWRDLQNNIAVGQKVGRFIEGVSVECCICNNAVETIEYLLFQCDLSQAIWFASPFGLRLQGNAEITLPALLQSWLQMNENYYSISLGMDISWAIWKVRNEKNITVHGALKIALFWFNLHYNPLATSETEVDENNSLVTDEADQSWNAPVIPFIKINVDATWKNGVYACAAIARDHNITCLGASTHIGRSDTPIIAQADRFSLAVELAIWIDMKDTIIERDCQMVVKTLTGVLKRPPWRIRKIRDDIKDYMTNFTNCEFKFLPE from the coding sequence ATGTGTGCTAAGTACTTAAGAGGACATTCTTTCTGGGATGTAAAGAAAATAAGATGTTGCTCAACTACATGGGTTGCAATGTTAGATAGCAGAGACTGCATCAAGAAAGGGTGTGTATGGCTAGTCGGGACTGGAGAAGCAATCAACATTTTCTCTAATCCATGGATCAAAGGCATTATGAATTCAACACCTGCAAGATACTCTGATACTTTTCCAAAAGTCACCAAAGTGAAACAACTCATCGATGGTGACACTAAATATTTGAATATGCAGTTAATCCAACAAATCATAAACCCCTTCACTGCCAGCAAAATTCAAGAAACTTcaattagttttaatttttcaGATAAGCTCATTTGGAAACTCACCCCCTACGGAGAGTTTACTTCCCAATCTTTTCAGAATCTACTTATGGAGAATCAGGGTGAATCGTCAAATCATGGTGAGGCCATCTTCCCATGGAAGAAGTTTTGGAAAGTCGATAAAGTTGCACAAAAAATAAAGACATTTATATGGAGAGATTTACAAAATAATATTGCAGTGGGGCAGAAGGTTGGAAGATTCATTGAAGGTGTTTCAGTGGAATGCTGCATATGCAATAATGCAGTTGAAACTATTGAATATCTCCTCTTTCAGTGTGATTTATCTCAAGCAATCTGGTTTGCTTCCCCTTTCGGATTAAGACTCCAAGGTAATGCAGAGATTACTTTACCTGCACTGTTGCAAAGTTGGCTTCAGATGAACGAAAATTATTATTCTATCTCGCTGGGAATGGACATCTCTTGGGCTATTTGGAAAGTAAGAAACGAGAAGAACATCACTGTGCATGGAGCTTTGAAGATTGCACTTTTCTGGTTTAATCTCCATTACAACCCTCTTGCTACCAGCGAAACTGAGGTTGATGAAAACAATTCCCTGGTTACAGATGAAGCTGACCAAAGCTGGAATGCACCGGTGATACCTTTCATAAAAATTAACGTGGACGCAACTTGGAAGAATGGAGTTTATGCTTGTGCAGCCATTGCAAGAGACCACAATATTACCTGTCTTGGAGCTAGCACTCATATTGGAAGATCTGACACTCCTATTATTGCTCAAGCAGATAGGTTCAGTTTAGCAGTTGAGTTAGCAATATGGATAGACATGAAGGATACCATCATTGAAAGGGATTGTCAGATGGTTGTTAAAACTCTAACTGGAGTTTTGAAAAGACCTCCCTGGAGAATTCGGAAGATAAGAGATGACATAAAGGATTATATGACCAACTTCACTAATTGTGAGTTCAAGTTTCTTCCTGAATGA